A portion of the Thermosediminibacter oceani DSM 16646 genome contains these proteins:
- a CDS encoding putative signal transducing protein, producing MWTVVYMATDREYAEKVVNALQSEGVLVKMKEVMKSKKRGCYIEILVPESEAEEAQKIILEKNL from the coding sequence GTGTGGACTGTAGTTTATATGGCAACCGATAGAGAATATGCTGAAAAAGTGGTAAATGCCCTGCAGAGCGAAGGGGTTCTTGTTAAAATGAAGGAAGTCATGAAGAGCAAAAAGCGAGGGTGCTATATAGAAATCCTAGTGCCGGAATCAGAAGCGGAAGAAGCTCAAAAAATAATTCTGGAAAAAAATCTGTAG
- the pfkA gene encoding 6-phosphofructokinase has product MKRIGILTSGGDAPGMNAAIRAVVRSGIYNDMEVYGIRRGYAGLINGDFVKMDLGSVGDIIHRGGTILRTARSEEFKTPEGMEKALKNIEALGLEGLVVIGGDGSFRGAIELSKRGVATIGIPGTIDNDIPFTDYSIGFDTAVNTVVEAVNKIRDTATSHERTFIIEVMGRESGNLALYSGVACGAETILVPEMPFTIKDVCEKIMSGFRRGKLHSIIILAEGAGQGFDVGREIKNITGFETRIIVLGHLQRGGTPTAFDRILASQMGGKAVELLKSGVSNKMVGWVKGELLVTDLEQILTTNKPFNMELYELANILSI; this is encoded by the coding sequence GTGAAGAGGATTGGAATTCTCACTAGTGGTGGAGATGCCCCCGGGATGAATGCCGCCATAAGGGCGGTGGTCAGAAGTGGCATATACAATGATATGGAGGTTTACGGCATTAGAAGAGGCTACGCTGGACTGATAAACGGCGATTTTGTAAAAATGGACCTGGGCTCGGTGGGCGATATAATACACCGCGGCGGTACCATTTTGAGGACCGCCCGTTCTGAAGAATTTAAAACTCCCGAAGGCATGGAAAAGGCGTTAAAAAACATCGAAGCCCTAGGCCTGGAAGGACTGGTCGTTATAGGCGGAGACGGCTCCTTTAGAGGGGCAATCGAACTATCCAAAAGAGGCGTGGCCACAATAGGCATTCCGGGTACCATCGACAACGACATCCCTTTTACCGATTATTCGATAGGTTTTGATACCGCCGTCAATACCGTGGTAGAAGCCGTAAACAAGATAAGGGATACGGCTACTTCCCATGAGAGGACTTTTATAATCGAGGTTATGGGCAGGGAATCCGGCAATCTCGCCCTGTATTCGGGCGTCGCCTGCGGTGCTGAAACCATTCTCGTCCCCGAAATGCCTTTTACGATAAAAGATGTTTGCGAGAAAATAATGAGCGGCTTCCGTAGGGGAAAACTGCACAGCATTATAATCCTGGCCGAAGGGGCCGGTCAAGGGTTCGATGTAGGGCGGGAGATAAAGAATATAACGGGTTTTGAGACCAGGATAATAGTCCTTGGGCACCTTCAGAGAGGAGGTACGCCAACAGCCTTTGACCGCATACTGGCCAGCCAGATGGGCGGTAAAGCTGTGGAACTTCTGAAAAGCGGTGTGAGCAACAAGATGGTGGGATGGGTTAAAGGAGAACTGCTGGTGACGGATCTGGAACAAATACTCACAACTAATAAACCGTTTAATATGGAACTATATGAACTGGCGAACATCCTCTCTATTTGA